A genomic stretch from Haloferax sp. Atlit-12N includes:
- a CDS encoding DNA cytosine methyltransferase produces MSDSTHEDRSSGPVTAVDLFCGAGGLSTGLALACEELDREVELTAVNHWSKAIESHKQNHPWATHLNAKVEELHPPDVAPGDGPVDLLIAAPECTHFSIARGGKPVNEQSRASPWHVVDWLEKLDVQNFLVENVPELKSWGPVDDNGSPSRNGDIFEAWVNTLHALGYSVDWRVLNAADYGDATSRRRLFVVGRKGKRAEFPAPTHSENGVDGTDEWRPASEVIDWSDRGESIWERSRPLVNNTMQRIAEGIRRHCHDDLAPFADVIDDLEKSEVSAMQADIVDAGDVPAVVEQRCEPFLVKYYGTSTAKPVSEPMDTITANGGKYALCTPYVLGQHGGSVARDVDERPLPTIATRGAIGLYQPEAFVLPRNMVHGGLHSNGTYTPEERPLHTVTANNHDGHVVTPYLIEYYGNGRAQSLDDPLPTVTTKGRFALVVPELYPLGLDIRFRMLQPRELAAAMGFPEEYELVGNKTETTKQIGNAVPVNLAKNLVNQLLTGDAPSLHTFAQEQGVEADD; encoded by the coding sequence ATGAGCGATTCAACGCACGAGGATCGCTCATCGGGTCCAGTCACGGCTGTTGATCTGTTCTGTGGCGCGGGCGGTCTATCGACCGGCCTCGCACTCGCCTGCGAAGAACTCGACCGCGAGGTCGAACTGACGGCGGTGAACCACTGGTCAAAGGCCATCGAATCGCACAAGCAGAACCACCCGTGGGCGACCCACCTGAACGCGAAGGTCGAAGAACTCCACCCGCCGGATGTCGCACCCGGCGACGGCCCGGTCGACCTGCTCATCGCCGCGCCCGAGTGTACGCACTTCAGCATCGCTCGGGGCGGCAAGCCCGTCAACGAACAGTCGCGGGCGAGTCCGTGGCACGTCGTGGACTGGCTGGAAAAGCTCGACGTACAGAACTTCCTCGTCGAGAACGTCCCCGAACTCAAGTCGTGGGGCCCGGTCGACGACAACGGGTCGCCGAGTCGCAACGGCGACATCTTCGAAGCGTGGGTCAACACGCTCCACGCGCTCGGCTACTCGGTCGACTGGCGAGTGCTGAACGCCGCGGACTACGGCGACGCGACCTCGCGACGGCGGCTGTTCGTCGTCGGCCGGAAGGGCAAGCGCGCGGAGTTCCCCGCGCCGACCCACTCGGAGAACGGCGTCGACGGGACCGACGAGTGGCGGCCGGCATCGGAGGTCATCGACTGGTCCGACCGCGGCGAGTCCATCTGGGAGCGGTCGCGACCGCTCGTGAACAACACGATGCAACGCATCGCCGAAGGCATCCGCCGGCACTGCCATGACGACCTCGCACCCTTCGCGGACGTTATCGACGACCTCGAAAAGTCCGAGGTCAGCGCGATGCAAGCGGACATCGTCGACGCCGGCGACGTGCCGGCAGTTGTCGAACAGCGGTGTGAGCCGTTCCTTGTCAAATACTACGGCACGTCAACGGCGAAGCCGGTGAGTGAGCCGATGGACACCATCACGGCGAACGGCGGCAAGTACGCGCTTTGCACGCCCTACGTCCTCGGTCAGCACGGCGGGTCGGTCGCCCGCGACGTTGACGAGCGCCCGCTTCCGACCATCGCGACGCGCGGCGCTATCGGCCTCTACCAGCCCGAAGCGTTCGTCCTGCCGCGGAACATGGTTCACGGTGGCCTCCACTCCAACGGCACCTACACGCCCGAGGAGCGCCCGCTGCACACGGTCACGGCCAACAACCACGACGGTCACGTGGTGACGCCGTACCTCATCGAATACTACGGCAACGGCCGGGCGCAGTCGCTCGACGACCCGCTTCCGACCGTGACGACGAAAGGCCGCTTCGCCTTGGTCGTCCCCGAACTCTACCCGCTCGGCCTCGACATCCGCTTCCGGATGCTCCAGCCGCGCGAACTCGCCGCGGCGATGGGCTTCCCCGAGGAGTACGAGCTGGTCGGCAACAAGACCGAGACGACCAAGCAAATCGGAAACGCCGTCCCGGTCAACCTCGCGAAGAACCTCGTGAACCAACTCCTCACGGGAGACGCGCCGTCGCTCCACACGTTCGCCCAAGAACAGGGGGTCGAAGCCGATGACTGA
- a CDS encoding site-specific integrase has protein sequence MTGPRDLSPRDAWKRYVDRRRTELTDGSADSYHYRLKLFGHWCEDRGIETVSELNGWLLDEYRAHRAGEGIASTTLHNEMETLRGLVEYLENIGAVDGGLAEKVDVPRVPEDERSRETKLATDDALEILRFHRSNDETYGSLFHAFLEVAWHTGARLGALRGLDLRDFDRDVGYVEFVHRPETGTPLKNKQKGERMVKLLPEVVDVLDAYIAGDRRSNHDEHGRQPLFTSTRGRPGRNTVRVWSYRATMPCVHGPCPHGHDPDDCEFRSHTHASKCPSSRAPHHIRTGAITWHQDRGIPKEVTAERVNASQRVIDRHYDVATKLEEMELRRGPHMDKLSLD, from the coding sequence GTGACTGGTCCACGAGACCTCTCGCCGCGTGACGCCTGGAAGCGATACGTCGACCGCCGCCGGACGGAGCTCACCGACGGCTCTGCTGACTCCTACCACTACCGACTCAAGCTCTTTGGTCACTGGTGCGAGGACCGCGGCATCGAGACCGTCTCCGAGCTGAACGGATGGCTTCTCGACGAGTACCGAGCCCATCGCGCCGGGGAGGGCATCGCGTCGACGACGCTCCATAACGAGATGGAGACGCTTCGCGGGCTCGTCGAGTACCTCGAAAATATCGGTGCCGTCGATGGAGGTCTCGCCGAGAAGGTTGATGTTCCGCGCGTCCCCGAGGACGAGAGATCACGGGAGACGAAGCTCGCGACGGACGACGCACTCGAGATTCTCAGATTCCATCGGTCGAATGACGAGACCTACGGGTCTCTTTTTCATGCTTTCCTCGAAGTCGCGTGGCACACCGGGGCTCGTCTTGGTGCGCTTCGTGGCCTCGATCTCCGCGACTTTGATCGCGATGTCGGCTATGTCGAGTTCGTCCACCGTCCTGAGACTGGGACGCCGCTGAAGAACAAGCAGAAGGGCGAGCGCATGGTGAAGTTGCTTCCCGAGGTCGTCGATGTTCTCGACGCCTATATCGCGGGTGATCGGCGGTCGAATCACGACGAGCATGGTCGCCAACCGCTTTTCACGTCGACTCGGGGTCGCCCCGGTCGGAACACTGTTCGCGTGTGGTCCTACCGGGCGACGATGCCGTGCGTCCATGGTCCGTGTCCGCATGGTCACGACCCCGACGACTGCGAGTTTCGGTCGCACACGCACGCGAGCAAGTGCCCGTCGTCGAGGGCTCCGCACCACATCCGGACGGGGGCGATCACGTGGCATCAGGATCGGGGTATCCCGAAGGAGGTGACCGCGGAGCGCGTCAACGCCTCGCAGCGAGTCATCGACCGCCACTACGACGTCGCCACTAAACTCGAAGAGATGGAGCTGCGGAGAGGCCCGCACATGGATAAATTGAGCCTCGACTGA
- the coxB gene encoding cytochrome c oxidase subunit II, giving the protein MSRLRSLVKFALVAMALALVAAPVAAQSINRAAIDELNTQLLYVALPLTLFVELVLFYAIYRFRNNDDPKPTTDDPALEITWTVATAVILVFVGISGYYVLTNPYLTPAVAAASGDDTADMEVEVVAYQWGWEFRYPEENITTQNRLVIPQDRDVRLVMESEDVIHSIYVPDLGVKQDIFPSQEQVARTRATQTGEYDLYCAELCGTGHSRMHGQVVVMTQSEYDSWVDAKTASSGTATVESATNNSTASAVARNPSSTPASTTTDAAVRPPTA; this is encoded by the coding sequence ATGAGTCGCCTTCGGTCGCTCGTCAAATTCGCTCTCGTTGCGATGGCTCTCGCGCTCGTGGCGGCACCGGTCGCCGCGCAATCTATCAATCGCGCGGCGATTGACGAACTCAACACGCAACTACTCTACGTCGCCCTCCCGCTCACGCTGTTCGTGGAGTTGGTCCTCTTCTACGCCATCTATCGCTTCCGCAACAACGACGACCCGAAGCCCACCACCGACGACCCTGCACTGGAGATTACGTGGACTGTGGCGACGGCGGTCATCCTCGTCTTCGTCGGTATCTCCGGCTACTACGTCCTCACGAACCCCTACCTCACGCCCGCTGTCGCCGCCGCTTCGGGCGATGACACCGCCGACATGGAGGTCGAAGTCGTCGCGTACCAGTGGGGCTGGGAGTTCCGCTATCCAGAGGAGAACATCACCACGCAGAACCGCCTCGTCATCCCGCAGGACAGAGACGTACGTCTCGTGATGGAGTCCGAGGACGTCATCCACTCGATATACGTCCCCGACCTCGGCGTCAAACAGGACATCTTCCCCAGTCAGGAGCAGGTCGCACGCACTCGCGCGACCCAGACCGGCGAGTACGACCTCTACTGCGCCGAACTCTGTGGAACGGGACACAGCAGGATGCACGGGCAGGTCGTCGTGATGACCCAATCGGAGTACGACTCGTGGGTCGACGCGAAGACCGCTTCGAGTGGCACTGCGACAGTCGAATCGGCGACGAACAACTCGACGGCATCGGCGGTGGCGAGGAATCCCTCCTCGACGCCGGCGTCGACGACGACCGACGCCGCGGTCCGTCCACCCACCGCGTAA
- a CDS encoding DUF6789 family protein, with amino-acid sequence MTSRALVEMAALALVVFSVGALWVRLRREKTIESDGGATIQESISAELGRFQRQLLRILTTTDHREIGILYILFGTLAGVWGGIDAMMLRTELLTPPADIWTPETYNALFTTHGLTMLIFFVLPVFFGIANYFIPLLIGADDMAFPRVNAIGFWLLPPALLLVRMGLFVQVGGQFLGLFSPEETIRFFLSLREVGVGWTLYAPLSVQSQNPQLDLLLLGLHLSGISTTVGALNFIVTIVHERGENVTWANLDIFSWNILVTSGLALFAFPLLGSALVMLLLDRNFGTTFFAVEGGGAILWQHLFWFWGHPEVYILFLPATGLMSTILPKFVGRKLFGYRFIVYSTLGLGVLSFGVWAHHMFVTGVDPRIKASFMAVSIAIAVPSAIKVFNWLATMWEGDIRMSAPFMLCAGSISTFIIGGVTGVFLAVIPVDILYHGTYYVVGHFHLIVVGIIPFMMVAASYYWYPLMTGRWYDTRLAKFQAVLMIVGSLVTFMTLLIIGGVGLPRRQAIYPPEYQFANQIATVGAYVIGLSVLLWLYNVVVSYWRGAPVETTDPWNLKATRQFTKEWQWFESRMVAQYGLSPATPSSVRRSFDPSAEPEGLAGGVGSVIQDVSRKASAAAIGGIVGTLLMTGGLGTAVFIDVLDPASFGEIAELVGLPASPVLGSLLFLVGGTVTWPLLFLAFREFLPGRLLFERGLVFSTLIWTGFVVAFYTGQQGLGLVGYLAFGLVAHWSYGLGLTVTFQYLRSRQRAALGGGE; translated from the coding sequence ATGACGAGCAGAGCACTCGTCGAGATGGCCGCGCTCGCGCTCGTCGTGTTCTCGGTCGGAGCGTTGTGGGTGCGACTCCGACGCGAGAAGACCATCGAGAGCGACGGTGGCGCGACCATCCAAGAGAGCATCAGCGCCGAACTTGGGCGGTTCCAGAGACAACTGCTCCGCATCCTGACGACGACTGACCACCGCGAAATCGGCATCCTCTACATCCTCTTCGGGACGCTCGCGGGCGTCTGGGGCGGTATCGACGCGATGATGCTCCGAACGGAACTTCTCACCCCGCCCGCGGATATCTGGACGCCGGAGACCTACAACGCGCTCTTTACGACGCACGGGTTGACGATGCTCATCTTCTTCGTGCTTCCCGTGTTCTTCGGCATCGCGAACTACTTCATCCCGCTTCTCATCGGCGCGGACGACATGGCGTTTCCCCGCGTCAACGCCATCGGGTTTTGGCTCCTCCCGCCCGCGCTGTTGCTTGTCCGGATGGGGCTCTTCGTCCAGGTCGGCGGCCAGTTTCTCGGCCTGTTCTCCCCGGAGGAGACGATTCGGTTCTTCCTCAGCCTCCGCGAGGTCGGCGTCGGCTGGACGCTCTACGCGCCGCTTTCGGTACAGAGTCAGAACCCACAGCTCGACCTGTTGCTTCTCGGCCTCCATCTCAGCGGTATCTCGACGACCGTCGGGGCTCTCAACTTCATCGTGACCATCGTCCACGAGCGCGGCGAGAACGTGACGTGGGCGAACCTCGACATCTTCTCGTGGAACATCCTCGTGACGAGCGGGCTGGCGCTGTTCGCGTTCCCGCTTCTCGGGAGCGCGCTCGTCATGCTCCTCCTCGACCGCAACTTCGGGACGACGTTCTTCGCCGTCGAAGGCGGCGGTGCGATTCTGTGGCAACACCTGTTTTGGTTCTGGGGCCACCCGGAGGTCTACATCCTGTTCCTCCCCGCAACGGGGCTCATGAGTACGATTCTCCCGAAGTTCGTCGGGCGGAAGCTCTTCGGCTACCGCTTTATCGTCTACTCGACGCTCGGCCTCGGCGTCCTCTCGTTCGGGGTCTGGGCGCACCACATGTTCGTCACGGGCGTCGACCCCCGAATCAAGGCGTCGTTCATGGCCGTCTCCATCGCAATCGCCGTCCCCAGCGCCATCAAGGTCTTCAACTGGCTGGCGACGATGTGGGAAGGCGACATCCGGATGAGCGCCCCGTTCATGCTCTGTGCCGGCAGTATCTCGACGTTCATCATCGGCGGCGTCACCGGCGTGTTTCTGGCGGTCATCCCCGTCGACATCCTCTACCACGGCACGTACTACGTGGTCGGCCACTTCCACCTCATCGTCGTCGGCATCATCCCGTTCATGATGGTCGCCGCGAGCTACTACTGGTATCCGCTCATGACCGGCCGCTGGTACGACACGCGGCTGGCGAAGTTCCAGGCCGTGCTCATGATTGTCGGGTCACTCGTGACCTTCATGACGCTCCTCATCATCGGCGGGGTCGGCCTGCCACGGCGGCAGGCAATCTACCCACCGGAGTACCAGTTCGCAAACCAGATTGCGACCGTCGGCGCGTACGTCATCGGGCTGAGCGTCCTGCTGTGGCTCTACAACGTCGTGGTCTCGTACTGGCGAGGCGCGCCGGTCGAAACGACTGACCCGTGGAACCTCAAGGCGACGAGGCAGTTCACGAAGGAGTGGCAGTGGTTCGAATCCCGGATGGTCGCGCAGTACGGACTGTCGCCGGCCACGCCGTCGTCGGTTCGACGGTCGTTCGACCCGTCCGCGGAACCGGAGGGGCTGGCGGGGGGTGTCGGCTCGGTCATTCAGGACGTGTCTCGGAAGGCTTCGGCGGCCGCCATCGGCGGCATCGTCGGCACGCTCCTCATGACCGGCGGCCTCGGGACGGCGGTGTTCATCGACGTGCTCGACCCGGCCTCGTTCGGTGAGATCGCGGAACTCGTCGGGCTCCCGGCGAGTCCCGTCCTCGGCTCCCTCCTCTTTCTCGTCGGCGGAACGGTCACGTGGCCGCTTCTCTTCCTCGCCTTCCGCGAGTTCCTGCCCGGGCGGTTGCTCTTCGAACGCGGACTGGTGTTCTCGACGCTCATCTGGACCGGGTTCGTGGTGGCGTTCTACACCGGCCAGCAGGGACTCGGCCTCGTCGGCTACCTCGCGTTCGGCCTCGTCGCCCACTGGTCGTACGGGCTCGGGTTGACCGTCACCTTCCAGTACCTGCGGTCGAGACAGCGGGCCGCGCTGGGAGGGGGAGAATGA
- a CDS encoding heme-copper oxidase subunit III, giving the protein MGLSDTAVGSATGEHEHTSRWPLVTAGGAAGLYAGAGLFLVGSSLVPTAIPLVLVGLGVIGFLGGIAGWTYEAFLADYWDASTTDREPMYVSGMVLFLVSDVATFLAGFVYYGFIRVGTWPPTELPHLLGSLVLVNTLLLVVSSVTLHYGHHALEAGNRRGFLGGMAATVVLGVVFLGGQVLEYYEFIAEEGFTLTSGAFASAFYGLTGLHGLHVSLGVLLLILVFGRALRGQYTAERDTSVRTVALYWHFVDVVWIFLVAVVYVGAELG; this is encoded by the coding sequence ATGGGACTGAGCGACACCGCGGTCGGGTCGGCGACCGGCGAACACGAACACACGAGTCGGTGGCCGCTTGTCACCGCCGGCGGTGCCGCTGGACTGTACGCCGGCGCCGGCCTCTTTCTCGTGGGCTCGTCCCTCGTGCCGACCGCAATTCCGCTCGTTCTCGTCGGCCTCGGCGTCATCGGGTTCCTCGGCGGCATCGCCGGGTGGACGTACGAGGCGTTTCTGGCCGACTACTGGGACGCCTCGACGACCGACCGCGAGCCGATGTACGTCAGCGGGATGGTGCTGTTTCTCGTCTCCGACGTGGCGACGTTCCTCGCGGGGTTCGTCTACTACGGGTTCATCCGCGTCGGGACGTGGCCCCCGACCGAACTCCCGCACCTCCTCGGTTCGCTCGTCCTCGTGAACACGCTCTTGTTGGTCGTGAGCAGCGTCACGCTCCACTACGGCCACCACGCCCTCGAAGCCGGGAACCGCCGCGGCTTCCTCGGCGGCATGGCCGCGACAGTCGTCCTCGGCGTCGTGTTCCTCGGCGGGCAGGTGCTCGAGTACTACGAGTTCATCGCGGAAGAGGGGTTCACGCTCACGAGCGGCGCGTTCGCCAGTGCCTTCTACGGTCTCACGGGGCTTCACGGCCTGCACGTCTCGCTCGGTGTCCTGCTCCTGATACTCGTCTTCGGGCGCGCGCTCCGCGGGCAGTACACGGCGGAGCGGGACACGTCGGTTCGGACGGTCGCCCTCTATTGGCACTTCGTGGACGTGGTCTGGATATTCCTCGTCGCCGTCGTCTACGTCGGCGCGGAACTCGGCTGA
- a CDS encoding spermidine synthase produces MASTAAGSWLRMTRPELAVFVSGVTSMGLEILAGRMVAPEFGSSIYTWGSIIGVFLAALSLGYHRGGQRAAAASNGALVRVFIGTAAYIAGVILLGDLFIQSTASLPLPSRFASLPAITLLFGPPTYFLGFISPYAAELSGRSDVGAASGHVYAVGTVGSIIGAFATTYFLIPSLSVTNIGLIFGLISVVTALALARPNIGRDEAVWSVGIAAVLVLASLTGGVGLDSRGTTVYHTQTAYQELRVADAGGTRTLYLDGQPHSAMDLDNPTRHVFDYTSYFHVPFLLSDDIDRVLFVGGGGFTGPRVFLEQYPNVTVDVVELDPEVVSVAEEYFGVEESPRLNVHTMDGRQYLRETNQTYDLIVLDAYRKDKVPFQLTTQEFMQLTSDRLDEDGLLFANIISAPSGPASQFYRAEYKTIQSVYPQVYSFPTAGGAVVQNIEVVATKDETLVTAEELQARNQRRDIGIDLAAELTSYRSDEPTDDVPLLTDDRAPVDSLLDPMVGQRYVVQRTNETNESEADAASAVDAPPATPFVTVARA; encoded by the coding sequence ATGGCATCGACCGCCGCCGGCTCGTGGCTCCGGATGACGCGTCCCGAACTTGCGGTGTTCGTCTCCGGGGTCACGAGCATGGGCTTGGAGATTCTCGCCGGTCGGATGGTCGCCCCCGAGTTCGGCAGCAGCATCTACACGTGGGGGAGCATTATCGGCGTCTTCCTCGCGGCGCTGAGCCTCGGTTACCACCGCGGCGGGCAGCGGGCCGCAGCGGCGTCGAACGGCGCGCTCGTCCGTGTCTTCATCGGCACCGCGGCCTACATCGCGGGCGTCATCCTCCTCGGCGACCTGTTCATCCAGTCGACGGCGAGCCTCCCGCTCCCGAGCCGATTCGCGTCGCTCCCGGCGATTACGCTCCTGTTCGGGCCGCCGACCTACTTCCTCGGCTTCATCAGCCCCTACGCGGCCGAACTCTCCGGGCGGTCCGACGTGGGCGCGGCGTCGGGCCACGTCTACGCCGTCGGCACCGTCGGCAGCATCATCGGGGCGTTCGCCACCACGTACTTCCTCATCCCCTCGCTGAGCGTCACCAACATCGGGTTGATCTTCGGACTCATCTCGGTCGTGACGGCGCTCGCGCTCGCCCGGCCAAACATCGGCCGCGACGAGGCGGTCTGGAGCGTCGGTATCGCCGCCGTCCTCGTCCTCGCGTCGCTGACCGGCGGCGTCGGTCTCGACTCCCGCGGCACCACGGTCTACCACACCCAGACCGCCTATCAGGAGCTCCGCGTCGCCGACGCGGGCGGAACGCGGACGCTCTATCTCGACGGCCAGCCCCACAGTGCGATGGACCTCGACAACCCGACGCGGCACGTCTTCGACTACACGTCGTACTTCCACGTCCCCTTCCTGTTGTCCGACGACATCGACCGGGTGTTGTTCGTCGGCGGCGGCGGGTTCACCGGCCCGCGCGTGTTCTTGGAGCAGTACCCGAACGTGACCGTCGACGTGGTCGAACTCGACCCCGAGGTCGTCTCCGTCGCGGAGGAGTACTTCGGCGTCGAGGAGTCGCCGCGGCTCAACGTCCACACGATGGACGGCCGGCAGTACCTCAGAGAGACGAACCAGACGTACGACCTCATCGTCCTCGACGCCTACCGGAAGGACAAGGTCCCGTTCCAGTTGACGACCCAGGAGTTCATGCAGCTCACGTCGGACCGCCTCGACGAGGACGGCCTCCTGTTCGCCAACATCATCTCCGCGCCGAGCGGCCCGGCCTCGCAGTTCTACCGCGCGGAGTACAAGACGATTCAGTCGGTCTACCCGCAGGTGTACAGCTTCCCCACCGCGGGGGGCGCCGTCGTCCAGAACATCGAGGTCGTGGCGACGAAAGACGAGACGCTCGTGACGGCCGAGGAGCTACAGGCGCGTAATCAGCGCCGCGACATCGGCATCGACCTCGCGGCCGAACTCACGTCCTACCGGAGCGACGAACCCACCGACGACGTGCCGCTTCTCACTGACGACCGCGCGCCCGTCGACAGCCTCTTGGACCCGATGGTCGGCCAGCGCTACGTCGTCCAGCGGACGAACGAGACGAACGAGAGCGAAGCAGACGCCGCCTCCGCCGTCGATGCGCCTCCGGCCACCCCGTTTGTCACGGTGGCCCGCGCCTGA
- a CDS encoding L-threonylcarbamoyladenylate synthase: MSDDDVQRAADAIRRGEAVVYPTETVYGMGADATNADAVERVFDIKGRDRDKPLSAGFPDVDAALEHVVADEREEAFMRRFLPGPVTVVVERRDSLPDALVAGKERVGVRVPDHELALDFFRAAGTPVTATSANRSGTGSITHPSQLSDEIRDAVAVVLDGGTTPGTESTVVDPGRGVVHRRGAMADDIETWLDEHADEA, translated from the coding sequence ATGAGCGACGACGACGTACAGCGTGCCGCCGACGCCATCCGCCGCGGCGAGGCGGTCGTCTACCCGACCGAGACGGTCTATGGCATGGGCGCGGACGCGACGAACGCCGACGCGGTCGAACGCGTCTTCGACATCAAGGGCCGCGACCGAGACAAACCGCTCTCCGCCGGCTTCCCCGACGTGGACGCCGCGCTGGAGCACGTCGTCGCCGACGAGCGCGAGGAGGCGTTCATGCGCCGGTTCCTCCCCGGCCCGGTGACGGTCGTCGTGGAGCGACGCGACAGTCTGCCGGACGCGCTCGTCGCCGGGAAAGAGCGCGTCGGCGTCCGCGTTCCCGACCACGAACTCGCCCTCGACTTCTTCCGCGCGGCCGGGACGCCCGTCACCGCCACCAGCGCCAACCGCTCCGGAACCGGGAGCATCACTCACCCCTCGCAGCTCTCCGACGAGATTCGGGACGCCGTCGCCGTCGTCCTCGACGGCGGGACGACCCCCGGGACCGAGAGCACCGTCGTGGACCCCGGTCGCGGCGTCGTCCACCGCCGCGGTGCGATGGCCGACGACATCGAGACGTGGTTAGACGAACACGCTGACGAGGCGTAA
- a CDS encoding redoxin domain-containing protein has protein sequence MVDFDVVDLPEHDAPEPGDTAPDFTRPLVNDEFWEDASLSDVAADGPVLLVFHTMAGAFPATYVWNELRDRGVPEDVQAVGVSISSPYEHKSFLEERDVDARLFSDPAADVAADYDLEHDLDGMAGVTEHRPAVFLLDEERTVQYRWVADEWPDFPDYEGIADALAGL, from the coding sequence ATGGTCGACTTCGACGTCGTCGACCTCCCCGAGCACGACGCGCCGGAACCGGGCGACACCGCCCCGGACTTCACCCGTCCGCTCGTCAACGACGAGTTCTGGGAGGACGCGTCCCTCTCCGACGTCGCCGCCGACGGCCCCGTCCTCCTCGTGTTCCACACGATGGCGGGCGCGTTCCCGGCGACGTACGTCTGGAACGAACTCCGCGACCGCGGCGTCCCGGAGGACGTGCAGGCGGTCGGCGTCTCCATCTCGTCGCCCTACGAGCACAAGTCGTTCCTCGAAGAACGCGACGTGGACGCCCGCCTGTTCTCGGACCCCGCGGCCGACGTCGCGGCCGACTACGACCTCGAACACGACCTCGACGGGATGGCCGGCGTCACCGAACACCGCCCCGCCGTGTTCCTCCTCGACGAGGAGCGAACGGTCCAGTACCGTTGGGTCGCCGACGAGTGGCCGGACTTCCCGGACTATGAGGGCATCGCGGACGCGCTCGCCGGCCTGTAG
- a CDS encoding glutathione S-transferase N-terminal domain-containing protein produces MSDEQPAITLYRLQACPYCERVVRTLDDQGLAYQSRFVEPMHSDRNVVKRVSGKRSVPAIVDDNTGVTMSESANIVEYLENTYGEGA; encoded by the coding sequence ATGTCCGACGAGCAACCGGCGATTACGCTGTACCGACTGCAGGCGTGCCCGTACTGCGAGCGGGTCGTCCGCACGCTCGACGACCAGGGCCTCGCCTACCAGTCGCGGTTCGTCGAGCCGATGCACTCCGACCGGAACGTCGTCAAGCGCGTCTCGGGCAAGCGCTCGGTCCCGGCCATCGTGGACGACAACACCGGCGTCACGATGTCCGAGTCGGCGAACATCGTCGAGTACCTCGAAAACACCTACGGGGAGGGAGCCTGA